Sequence from the Hamadaea flava genome:
CGTCACCGGCGGTCAAGGGGATGTGCACCACCCGCACCCGGACGCCGGTCCGCGCCCGGAGTCGATCCAGCGCCGTCAGCACGGCGTTGTACGCGTGATCGGTCGTGAGGATCTCGTGCTCTGGGCGTACCACTGAGGAAAGCGTGTGCAGCACGGTCGCCGTCGCCGTGGTCGCGTTGACGACCAGCGCGGATCTCGCGGGGTCGGCGCCGACGTAGCGCGCCAGCCGGGCGCGGACCTCGTCCACCCGGCCGGGCAGCAGCCGCGCGAACCGCATGGGATTGCGGTCGACCTCATCGAGAAAGCCCCGGTGCGCTTCGCGCACCGGGGCCGGTACCGCGCCGAACGAGCCGTGGTTGAGATAACTCACCGACTGCTCGAAGGAGAAGAGTTCGCGGCCACCCTCGAAAATCATGGAGCAACCTTAGCCAGTGGGCGCGGGCACGCTCTCGTAGCTGTCGGGCACGCTCAGCCAACGCATCCGGTCGAAGGGCCAGAAGAGCACGAAGGCTCGCCCGACGACCGAGTCGATGGGGATCGTCGCCTGGTTGATGTCGCTGTTGTTGTGCGCCCGCCAGTTCTGGAGCGAGTCGCCGGAGGAGTACCGGTTGTCGCCCATCACCCACAGCCGGCCCTCGGGCACGACGATGTCGAAGTCCTGCGGCGCCGCGTTCTGCCCGGTGTGATCGGTGTTGGGCAGGATGTAGGGCTCGTCCAGCGGGTGCCCGTTGATCTGGATCCGACCCTGCGGATCGCAGCACGTGATGTGATCGCCCGGTACACCGATCACCCGCTTGATGAAGTCCTTCTCGTTCGGATCCGACCGCCATGACTCCGGCGAGACGAAAACGATGACCTCGCCACGGTGCGGGTCCCGGAAGTCGTAGACCAGCTTGTTGACGAGCACCCGGTCGTCGATGTTGAGCGTGTGCTCCATCGACTGCGACGGGATGAAGAACGTCTGGACCACGAACGCCCGCACCAGGAACGCGACCACGAGGGCCACGACGAGAAGAATGGGCAGTTCGCGCCAGAACGATCCGCTGCTACCGCTGCTCTTACTCTTGGTCTGCTCGTCAATCACGCACGGAGCCTACGCGACCGCGCTGTGTTCCGGCGGGCGAGCCACACCGGCGCGACGATCGCGAGCCCGGCGGGATCGACCGGCAGCACCGGCCCCACCCCGAGCCCTTGGGTCTGACCAGTGGGAACGCTCTGGAACGGGTCCGACTCGGAGATCGAATCCCACCGACTGATCGGCCACACGACAGTGCCCGCGCGCCCGATCACGTTCTCGATCGGAACGAGACCACGACAGCGCGAATCCTGAGAGACGAAACGGTTGTCCCCCATGACGAACAGCATCCCGGGCTCGACGACGACCTCGTCGAACTGGCGCGGGCCGCACTGCCCCGGCGTCTTGGGGCTGTCCTTGTTCGCGTTCTTCGTGACGTAGGGCTCGTCGATCGGCGTCCCGTTGACGAAGATCCGGCCCTTGACGTCACAGCAGGAGACCCGATCCCCCGGTACGCCGATCACCCGCTTGATGAAGTCCTTCTCCCCGGGCGTACCCAGGCCGACGAGGTCGCTGAGGCCGCTGCCGACCTTGGAGAAGAAGCTCGCGTTGGGGTCGGCGGAGAACTCCGGAGTCCAGTTCGACGGGCCCTTGAAGACCACCACGTCGCCGCGTTCCGGATCGCCGAAGTGGTAGACGACCTTGTTCACCAGTACGCGATCGCCCCGGACGAGGGTGTCCTCCATCGAGCTGGAGGGGATGTAGTACGCGCGGAACAGGAAGGTCTGC
This genomic interval carries:
- the lepB gene encoding signal peptidase I, producing MIDEQTKSKSSGSSGSFWRELPILLVVALVVAFLVRAFVVQTFFIPSQSMEHTLNIDDRVLVNKLVYDFRDPHRGEVIVFVSPESWRSDPNEKDFIKRVIGVPGDHITCCDPQGRIQINGHPLDEPYILPNTDHTGQNAAPQDFDIVVPEGRLWVMGDNRYSSGDSLQNWRAHNNSDINQATIPIDSVVGRAFVLFWPFDRMRWLSVPDSYESVPAPTG
- the lepB gene encoding signal peptidase I — protein: MEPANRPAPGGSQRRQRRKLKLWQEIPLLLVIALGVAFLVQTFLFRAYYIPSSSMEDTLVRGDRVLVNKVVYHFGDPERGDVVVFKGPSNWTPEFSADPNASFFSKVGSGLSDLVGLGTPGEKDFIKRVIGVPGDRVSCCDVKGRIFVNGTPIDEPYVTKNANKDSPKTPGQCGPRQFDEVVVEPGMLFVMGDNRFVSQDSRCRGLVPIENVIGRAGTVVWPISRWDSISESDPFQSVPTGQTQGLGVGPVLPVDPAGLAIVAPVWLARRNTARSRRLRA